Below is a window of Betaproteobacteria bacterium DNA.
AAGCGGGCGCCTTACGATTATACGCGCGGCAACGGACAAGGGCGTCTCGCGCTACCATCGAGGTCGTCTCGGTCGCGCGGCGCCGCTTTCGCGCGGTGCTGCTTCGCGCGGTGCTGCTTCGCGCGGTGCTGCTTCGCGCGGTGCTGCTTCGCGCGGTAGTGCTTCGCGTGGTACTGCTTTGCGCGGCGCCGCTTCGCGCCGCTGCTCTGGAAGATCGCATGAACGATTCGCTCTCGCGTTGGCGCCAGCCGCACGACTTCCGGCATGCCGGCGAGCGCCATGCCGAGAAGCGGTTGTGGTGGGTGATCGGCATCACGCTCGTCACCATGCTGGCCGAGCTGATCGGCGGCTACACGTTCGGCTCGATGGCGTTGGTGGCCGATGGCTGGCACATGGGCTCGCACGCCGCCGCGCTGTCGATCTCCGTGCTCGGTTACGTCGCCGCGCGCCGGTTCATGGGGCATGCCCACTTCACCTTCGGCACCGGCAAGATCGGTCCGCTCGCGGGCTATAGCAGCGCGCTGCTGCTCGGCGGGGTGGCGCTGGTCATGGCGATCCAGTCGATTGCGCGCCTGATCGATCCCGTCGCGGTGCGTTTCGACCAGGCGCTCGTGATCGCGGCGATCGGCCTGGCGGTCAACCTCGCGTGCGCCTGGATCCTGCGCGAGCGTCCGCACGCGCATGGGAACCATCAGCACGCGCATGCGGGGCATCACCACGATCACAACCTCGCCGCCGCCTACCTGCACGTGCTGGCGGACGCACTCACATCGCTGCTTGCGATCGCCGCGCTGCTCGGGGGAAAAATTTTTGGCTGGGTCGCGCTCGATGCAGCCATGGGATTGGTCGGGGCGGTGGTGATCGCGCACTGGTCGCTCGGCCTCATGCGCAGCTCGGGCCGCGTGCTGCTCGATGCCGAAGATACCGGTCCGCTGCTCGATCGCGTCCGCACGCTGCTCGAGGCGAACCCGCGCACCCATGTCGCCGACCTGCACGTGTGGCGCATCGGCATGAATGCCTACGCCTGCATCGCGACCATCGTCACCCACGCCGACCTGTCGGCCGAAGCATTCAAGCGCATGCTCGCGCAGATCCCTGAAATCCGTCATGTGACGGTCGAGGTGAATCGCACCGACGGCGCCGGTTGAGCGCCGCTGCAGGCTGGTTCAGTCGGCGGCCAATGCCTGCTGCAGCGGCTCGAGCACCTGCGCTTGCTCCAGATCGCGGACGATGAACACCAGGCGCGTGCGCCGATCCTCGCTCGGCCAGCCCGGCAACGTCAACACCGGATAGAGCACGTGCTGCACGATATGGATCACGCGCGGCACGCTTTGAGCGCGCACGTTCACGATGCCTTTCACGCGCAGCAGCTGCTCGCCATGATGTTCGATGAGCGTCTCCAATCCTCGCCAAAGCGCCGAACCGGAAACCGGCTCATCGAAGGTCACTGCGAAAGACCGGATGCGGCGATCGTGAACCGGGCTGTTACCGGGAATCAGCGGCGGGTGCGCGGAAACGGGTCGATAGCGCTCCGAGCGCAGCCAGCCGTCGATCCGCCCGGGATCGCGCCCTGCCGCATCGAAGCCGATGTCGAGGATCGAAGCCGGATCGATGTCGCCGTTGCGCGAACGCACGATGGGCGCGGCCGGATTCAGTTCGCGCAACCGGGATTCCAGAAGTTGCAATGCCGCTTCGACCGCGATGTCCGCCTTGGTGACGACGATGCGATCGGCCAGTGCCGCCTGCTTGACCGACTCGAAGTGTTGCTCCAGCTCCTGCACGCCGAGTTGCCCGTCGGCCGTGGTCACGACCGCATCCAGCCGGTAGAGCGCGGCCAGCGTCGGTTCCGCAACCAGCGTTTGCAGGATGGGAGCGGGATCGGCAAGGCCGGTCGTCTCGATCACTACGCGCCGGAACGCCGGCAGCTCCTTGCGCAGCCTGCGCGTGTACAAGTCGTCGAGCTGCTCGGCCAGATCACTGCGAAGCGCGCAGCACAGGCAGCCGCGGTCGAGCAGCACGACCGACTCGGCGGCCGAGTACAGCAGGTCGTGGTCGAGCGCGATGCCGCCGAACTCGTTCACCAGCACTGCCGTGTCGCGCAGTTCCGGATGCGTCAGCAGGCGGGCGAGCAGGGTCGTCTTGCCGCTGCCGAGGTAGCCGGTCAGGAGAGTAATCGGAATGGCGTTGCTCATGGCCTTTCGGTCGGATCGGTGACGATCGCCAGTCGGGCTAGTCCGGCGCCCTGCACCGGCGAGAGTAGATTTCCTGCGGCGCGAGCACAGCGCTCATGCGGTCGCCTCCGAACGGTCAACGAGTTGCGATGGCCAAGCTGTCGGCGCCCTGGCGGCAGTTCGCTTTGCGGTCGATCCCCGCAAGCGGGGCCCCTCGCCCGGGAAGCTCATGCCACCTTCACCACCAAGCCCTTCAGGTACCCGCCCTCGGGAAAATGCAGCGCGACCGGATGATCCGGCGCGGCACCGAGGCGCGCCACGATGCGACCGAGAACCCCCGCATCCAGTGCGGCACCGGCCACGATACTCTGGAAGAGCGCAGCATCGATTGCGCCCGAGCACGAAAAGGTGAAAAGCGTCCCGCCCGGGCGCAGCAGGCGAAACGCCCACAGGTTGATGTCCTTGTAAGCGCGGGCCGCGCGCGCGACGTGACGCTCGGTCGGGGCGAACTTCGGTGGGTCGAGCACGACGAGATCGAAGCGGCGGCCCTCGGCATGAAGCGCGCGCAGGCGCGCGAACGCGTCCGCCCGCTGCCAGTCGACGCGGTGCGCTTCCAGTCCGCTCGCCGCGACGTTTTCGCGCGCGCGCTCGATCGCATCCGCCGAGCTGTCGATGGCCGTCACGCCGGCCGCACCGCCCGTGAGCGCGGCGACGACGAATCCTCCGGTATAGGAAAAGACGTCCAGCACCTCGCGGCCATGCGCGGCTGCGCGCACTCGTGCGCGATTGTCGCGTTGATCGAGGAAGAATCCGGTCTTCTGCCCGCGGCGCACGTCCACCAGGAACCGGGCCGGCCCTTCGGTCACGGCGATGCCCTCGGGCGGCTCGCCGCCGCGCAGCGCGCCCGAGCGCGGCACAAGCCCTTCCAGGTTGCGCGGCTCGGTGTCGGAGCGCTCGTACACGCGCCGGCATACGCCCGTTTCGATGAGCGCATCGGCATAGGTTTCGCGCCAGTAATCCGCGCCCGCACTGGAGCACTGGATCACGGCGGTGTCCGCATAGCGATCGACGACCAGGCCGGGCAGCGCATCGCACTCGGCATGAACGAGGCGGTAGGCATCGGTGTCCTGGCCGACGACCTGGCTGCGAAACGCGACCGCACGTTCGAGCGCGGATCTCATGAAGCGCGCGTCGATCGCCTCGCGCTCCTCGAAGCTCCACACCCGCGCCCGGATCTGCGAACGTGGGCTGACGGCGGCGTAGGCGAGGAAGCGGCCTTCGGCCGAGCGGATCACCACGGTTTCGCCCGGCTCGGCGTCGCCGCTGGCGCGCTCGATCGCCCCGGAGAAAATCCAGGGATGATGCCGCAGTAGCGACTTGTCGCGGCCTGCCTTCAGGACGATCTGCTTCACCGGCTGGGCATGGACCTGGGGAGCGAGCGGTCAGTCATTCAGCGGAAGCTCGCTTGGGCGTGCGCTTCTTGCGCGCCCGCGGATGCGCCGCGTCGTACACCTTCGCGAGATGCTGGAAGTCGAGATGGGTGTACACCTGCGTGGTGGAAATGCTGGCATGCCCCAGCATTTCCTGCACCGCACGCAAGTCGCCGCTCGATTGCAGCACGTGCGAAGCGAACGAATGGCGCAGCACGTGCGGATGCACGCGCCCGGCGATTCCCTGGCGCAAGCCCGCGCGGCGGACCTGCCGCTGGATGCTACGCGCCGAAAGCCGCCGGCCGGCGCGGCTGACGAACACGGCCGCCGAATCGTCGCGCTCGAGCTCGCGCCGGCGCTCGCGCCAAGCATTCAGCATGGCGAGCGCCGGGCGTCCGACCGGTACGACACGGGTCTTGGACCCCTTGCCGAGCACGCGCACGCTTTCCTGGGCGAAATCGAGCATGGACCAATCCAGCGCCGCCAGCTCCGAGACGCGCAGCCCCGAGGAATACAGCAGCTCCAGCACCGCCCGGTCGCGCACCGCAAACATGTCCTCGCCATCGACCTCGACCAGCCGCCGGGCCTCGTCCGGCGACAATGCGGCGGGCAGCCGTTTCGGGCTGCGCGGCGCGCGCACCCCGGCGCAGGGATCGTGCGCACAGAGCTGCTCGCGCGCCAGGAAGCGGAACAAGCCGCGCCACGCCGATAGCATGCGGGCGATGCTGCGTCCGGAGAGGCCCCGGCCGTGCTGGGTGGATACGATGCGGCGAATGTCGTGCGCGGACAATTGCACCAGCGGCGTGTCGCCGGCGTGCGCCGACAGGATGCGGATATCGTCGCGGTATGCCGCGGTGGTGCGCGGCGAGAGGCGCCGCTCGGTCGCCAGGTAGCGCAAGTAGCGCTCGACCCCGTCGGGCGGCGGATTGCTTCGCGCTTGCGACCGCGCCGGCTCTGTCACCGCGGCGGCGCCGCCTGCGCGGCTTCGATGCGGTTACGCTCCAGCGCCGCCGCCGCGATCTCACCCAGGCGACGCAGATACAGCGTGCCCATCTCGGGATAGAAGCGCTGCGGGTCTTCGCTCGCCAGCGCAAGCAGGCCGAACGCGGCTGCGTTGCGCAAGGGGATGTAGGCGAACGAGCGCAGGTGCGGCGCGGTTTCGCCGAACCAGCTGGCGCTATCGGCCATCGCATGCGCGCTGCAATAGGGCCCGTTCAGTGCGGTCGCGAAGGCGCGCGCCTCCTCGCTCGTGGCCAAGTCGGCAGCAGGCTCGTCGGGGCCGAAACCGTCCCACAGTCGAACCGCAACATGCGGCACTGCGAAGTCCTCCCGCAGGTTGAATCCGAGCACGTGCAGCACCGTCTCGATCTCGCGCGCACCGATCAGCGCAAGCGTCATGCGGTGGAGCTTGTCGGTGATCGCGTCGTTCTGCTCACCGAACCGGATCAATTCGCCCAGCTTCGATTCCAGCCGCCGTGCCTTTTCGCGCAACGACAGGAGCTGGCGCTCCGAGATCGGGATCGCGCGGCCGCCGTGCGGGTGGGGGATAACCACCTCGGCCAGCATTTCCGCATAGTCCTCGAAGAATTCGGGATGCTGGTTGAGGAATTGCGCGACTTCTTCTGCTTTCATGAAACTCCCTTGCTCTGGTGGCTGGCATTTCAGCCACCTCCGATCTGGTGGCTTGCTCTTCAGCCACCTCCGATCTGGTGGCTGGCGCTTCTTCGCCAGCTAGACTTCGATCTCGCCTTCGAACACCGTGCACGCCGGGCCGGTCATCACCACCGCGGCTCCCTCGCCGCCCCACTCGATAGCGAGCTCTCCGCCTTGTGTCGTCACCCGCACGGGCGAAGACAGAATCCCGGCCTGAATGCCGCAGACGACCGCGGCGCACGCGCCGGTACCGCAAGCGAGCGTCTCGCCGGCGCCGCGCTCGTAGACACGCAGCCGAACCGAATGCGCGTCCAGCACTTGCACGTAGCCGGCATTCACCCGTTCCGGGAAACGTTCGTGCCGCTCGATCAGCGGCCCCTCGGTCTGCACCGGTGCCGCGTCGACGTCCGCCACGATCTGAACCGCATGCGGGTTGCCCAAGGATACGACCGAGATGGTGCGTTCCCGGCCGTCGACATGCAAGCGGTAGCTCGGTTCGCGCTGCGGGGCGAGGAACGGAATCTTCGCCGGCTCGAATTCGGGCAGCCCCATGTCGACGCTCACCAGAGCGTCCTCGCGCACGTGCAGGACGATGACCCCGGCCGCCGTGCCGACGCGGATGGCGCGGCGCTGCGCAAGCCCCTTGTCGAGCACGTAACGCGCGAAGCAGCGCGCGCCGTTGCCGCAGTTCTCGACCTCGCCGCCATCGGCGTTGAAGATACGGTAGTGGAAGTCGGTGCCCGCGATGCGCGCCGGCTCGACCAGCAGCACCTGGTCGCAGCCGATGCCGAAGCGGCGGTCCGCGAGCCTGCGCACGAGCCCCGCGTCGAGCGCGATCGGCGCGCGCGTGGCGTCGATCACGACGAAGTCGTTGCCGAGACCCTGCATCTTGGTGAAGCGCAGCCGCACGTCAGCAGCACCTCCAGGCCGACCGCCGCCCCGCGCATGAGCCGCGATCACGGCTCGACCACCATGAGATAGTCGTCCATCACGAATCCGGCACCGATATCGGTCACCATCGCTCGTTCGACTCGAAAGCCCCAACGCCGATACGCCGCGATGGCGCTTGCATTGCGCCTGTTCACCGCGAGGATGAGGCGCCGGCATTGCAGGCGCCGCGCCCGGGTGCGCACGCTTCGCATGAGTTGCGTCCCGACTCCCGTTCCCTGTCGCCCTGGATCGACATAGAGCTTGTCGAGCTTCATCTCGCCCGGCTCGCCCGTGAGCAGGCACGAGGAGAAGCCGACCGGATGGTCCTGCAGCGTCGCCAGCTCCCACCATACGTCGTCGCGCCCGAGCTCGGCTTGCACCAGCTCGGGCCGGTAGCGCTGTTCGAGCATGTATTCTATCTGCGCGCTGGTGATGATGCCCGGGTAGTGCGCGTGCCAGATCGCGCGGGCAAGCTCGCTCAGCGCCTCGATATCGCCCGGCTCGAGCGGCCGAATCCGCACCGGCTCAGTCCTCATAGAAGCGCTGCCCCTCGCCCGGCGGACGGGTCTTGAACCGCTTGTGCACCCAGTAATACTGCTCGGGCATCTCGCGCACGCGCTCTTCGATGAAGGCGTTCATGCGCCGCGCATCCGCGGCCGGGTCGGCTCCGGGAAAATCGTCCCAGGCCGGATACAAGCGCGCGATGTAGCCCTCGGCACCCGGCAGCTGGCGGGTAATGCAGGGCAGCACCGCGGCGCCCGAGATCGCGGCCAGGCGGCTCAGCGCCGTGATGGTGGCCGCCGGCACGCCGAAAAACGGCACGAACACGGCGTCGCGGGCGCCGAAATCCATGTCGGGCAGGTAGAACAGCGGCAATCCGGAGCGCAGCGCCTTGACGATCGGCCGGATCCCGTCCTGGCGCGAATAGACCCGCGATTCGTTGAAGCGGGTGCGGCCGTGCAACAGCATGGCGTCCAGCGCGGCGTCGCGCTGCTTGCTGTACATGGTGGCCATGGGATGATCGAGGTGGATGCGGATGCCGCCCATTTCGCAGCCGATGAAATGCGGCGCGAGCACGATGATCGGCCGGTGTGCGACCGCGCGCCAGTGCTCTTCGCCCTCGAGGCGCACGAGGCGCCGCACGGCAGCGGCCGGGGACCACCACAGGATGCCGCGCTCCACGATGCTGCGGGCGAGCGCCATGAAGTGGGCGCGCGCGATGCGGCTGCGCTCTTGCGCCGGCAGCTGCGGAAAGCAGAGCTCGAGGTTGACCAACGCCACCCGGCGGCGGTGCCGGCCCAGCTGGTAAAGGACGAGCCCCAGGGCGCGCCCCAACGCGGCCAGTACACGCAGCGGCAGCAGCCTGGCAAGCCACACGAGAAGCAGTGCGATGCGTGCGATCACGGTTCGATCGATACGCGGTCGGATTGCGGGGGCGCGACAGCGCGCGGGACCTTGTATCGATCGTACCCCCACAGATACTGCTCGGGTCGCAGGACGATCGCGCGCTCGACCGCGCGATTGAGCTCGACCTCGCCCTGCACCGGGTCGTGCATTTGCTCGATGTGCAGGCAATAGCCCTCGCCCTTCGGCAACCGCTCGGCGAACACCATGAATGCGGCGGCCCCGGTGGCGCGCCGCAGCCGGCTGGTGAGCGTCATGGTGAAGGCCGGGCGGCCGAAGAAGGGCGCCCATACGCCATCGCCGAACTGAGGCGCCTGGTCGGGCAGCATGCCGACGGCCTCGCCGTTGCGCAACGCGCGCAGCAATTTGCGCACGCCGGCGAGATCCGTCGCCGCCAGCTTGGTCTGGCCGCGTTTGCGGCCGCGCACCATGAGCGCTTCCAGCCAGCGCTTTCGCGGCGGGCGGTAGAGCACGGTGAGGGGAAGCTTCTGACCGAAATAGAATCCGGCGATCTCGAAGCACCCCAGGTGCGGGGTGAGCAGCACGACCCCGCGCCCGGAATCCCGCGCTTTTTCGATCAGGTCGTAGTTCCTGACCTCGCGGAAGTAGCGCATGACCCGCGACGGCGGCTTCAGCCAGACCGCGAGCACCTCGAGCGTGATCTTGCCGGCCTCCGCGATGGCGCGACGGCGCACGCGCCGATAGTCGGTTTCCTGCGGGAACAGGCCGCTTAGCCTCAGGTTCTGATCCAGGCGAGCCGAATACTGCGACGAGAGCAGGTAGACGAGCCAGCCGATGCCAGCCCCCAGCACGTGCAACCACCGCAGCGGCAGCCATGCCAGGGGCCGCAATACGATTTCAAGCATCCAGTGTCTTCTAATCTTCCCGAACGTTGTCTATTGCCTGCCCTACGCATTTTCCTTTTGCTATTCTATGGGGCTTTAGGCTCGCAGGGAGTCCCCGCCTCATGAACGAATTCCTTTTTACCTCTGAATCGGTGTCCGAAGGCCATCCCGACAAGGTCGCGGACCAGATCTCCGATGCGGTGCTCGATGCCATCCTCGCCCAGGACAAGCACGGGCGCGTCGCGGCCGAAACGCTGGTGTGCACGGGTCTGGTGGTGATGGCGGGTCAGATCACCACCCGCGCGACCGTCGACTATGGCGAGCTTGCCCGCGACGTGATCAAGCGCATCGGCTACGACAGCTCGGACATCGGCTTCGATTGCAAGACCTGCGCGGTGGTGACGGCGTTCGACCGCCAGTCGGTCGACATTGCACAGGGCGTGGACGAGGGCAAGGGCCTGGACCTCGAGCAGGGCGCCGGCGACCAGGGTCTGATGTACGGATACGCCTGCGACGAAACCCCGCAGCTGATGCCGCTGCCGATCTACTACGCGCACCGGCTGATGGAGCGCCACGCCGAGCTGCGCAAGGATGGACGCCTGTCGTGGCTGCGTCCGGACGCGAAATCCCAGGTGAGCGTGCGCTACGTCAACAACCGCCCGCAGCACGTCGAAACGATCGTCATCTCGACCCAGCACCACCCCGACATCTCCCACGCCCAGATCACCGAGGCGGTGGTGGAAGAGATCGTCAAGCCCGTCTTTCCCAAGGGCGTGCTGTCGGAGAACACCAAGTTCCTGATCAATCCGACCGGCCGCTTCGTGATCGGCGGACCGATGGGCGATACCGGGCTCACCGGGCGCAAGATCATCGTCGACAGCTACGGCGGCTCGGCCCGCCACGGCGGTGGCGCGTTCTCCGGCAAGGATCCGTCCAAGGTGGATCGCTCCGCGGCCTACGCCGCGCGCTACGTGGCCAAGAACATCGTCGCGGCCAAGCTGGCCAACCGCTGCGAGGTGCAGGTCGCCTATGCGATCGGTGTCGCCAAGCCGGTCAGTCTCATGGTGGATACCTTCGGCACCGGCAAGATTGCCGATGACAAGATCGCCAAGCTGGTCGAAAAGCATTTCGATCTGCGGCCCAAGGGCATCATCGTGGCCCTCGACATGCTGCGTCCCATCTACGCCAAGACGGCTGCCTATGGGCATTTCGGCCGCGACGAGCCGGAGTTCAGCTGGGAGGCGACCGACAAGGCCGAAGCCCTCATGCTGGATGCCGGCATCAAGAGCTGAGGGCCCCGCGGCAATCTTCCTTTTCCGCGACGCCTGAGGGGCGCTGCGACCGCGCGACGGGGCTTTCCTTCCGTACGCACGGCCAGGCTCGGTCGTTTCGGGTCCAGCTTCAACCGCGCCCATTCATCGGTATTGAATGGAGACTGCCTTATGAACACCCCCAATTCCGCCGCCAAACAGCCCGACTACGTCGTCAAGGACATCGGGCTTGCCGACTGGGGCCGCAAGGAGATCGCCATCGCGGAGACCGAAATGCCCGGTCTCATGTCGATCGTCGAGGACTATGCCGCCCGCCAGCCGCTCAAGGGCGCGCGCATCACCGGATCGTTGCATATGACGATCCAGACCGCGGTCCTGATCGAAACTCTGGTCAAGCTCGGAGCGCAGGTGCGCTGGGCGTCGTGCAACATCTTTTCCACCCAGGACCACGCCGCAGCGGCGATCGCGGCCGCCGGCATTCCGGTATTTGCCTACAAGGGCGAATCGCTCGAGGAGTACTGGGAGTACACCCATCGCATCCTGGATTGGCCCGGCGGCAACGGGCCCAACATGATCCTCGACGACGGCGGCGACGCGACGCTCCTGGTTACGCTCGGCGCACGGGCGGAGAAGGATTCGAGCCTCATCGCGCAGCCGACCAACGAGGAGGAAGAAATTCTCTATGCGGCCATCCGCGACCGGCTCGCCGCGCAGCCCGGCTGGTATTCGCGCATCCAGGCGAACATCCGCGGCGTCACCGAAGAGACGACCACCGGCGTGCATCGTCTTTACCTGATGGAGAAGGACGGGCGCCTGCCGTTTCCGGCCATCAACGTGAACGATTCGGTCACCAAGTCCAAATTCGACAACCTGTACGGCTGCCGCGAATCGCTGGTCGACGGCATCAAGCGCGCGACCGACGTGATGATCGCCGGCAAGATCGCGATGATCGCGGGCTACGGCGACGTGGGCAAAGGCTGCGTACAGGCGCTCAAG
It encodes the following:
- the dmeF gene encoding CDF family Co(II)/Ni(II) efflux transporter DmeF, with translation MNDSLSRWRQPHDFRHAGERHAEKRLWWVIGITLVTMLAELIGGYTFGSMALVADGWHMGSHAAALSISVLGYVAARRFMGHAHFTFGTGKIGPLAGYSSALLLGGVALVMAIQSIARLIDPVAVRFDQALVIAAIGLAVNLACAWILRERPHAHGNHQHAHAGHHHDHNLAAAYLHVLADALTSLLAIAALLGGKIFGWVALDAAMGLVGAVVIAHWSLGLMRSSGRVLLDAEDTGPLLDRVRTLLEANPRTHVADLHVWRIGMNAYACIATIVTHADLSAEAFKRMLAQIPEIRHVTVEVNRTDGAG
- a CDS encoding GTP-binding protein, whose protein sequence is MSNAIPITLLTGYLGSGKTTLLARLLTHPELRDTAVLVNEFGGIALDHDLLYSAAESVVLLDRGCLCCALRSDLAEQLDDLYTRRLRKELPAFRRVVIETTGLADPAPILQTLVAEPTLAALYRLDAVVTTADGQLGVQELEQHFESVKQAALADRIVVTKADIAVEAALQLLESRLRELNPAAPIVRSRNGDIDPASILDIGFDAAGRDPGRIDGWLRSERYRPVSAHPPLIPGNSPVHDRRIRSFAVTFDEPVSGSALWRGLETLIEHHGEQLLRVKGIVNVRAQSVPRVIHIVQHVLYPVLTLPGWPSEDRRTRLVFIVRDLEQAQVLEPLQQALAAD
- a CDS encoding methyltransferase domain-containing protein produces the protein MKQIVLKAGRDKSLLRHHPWIFSGAIERASGDAEPGETVVIRSAEGRFLAYAAVSPRSQIRARVWSFEEREAIDARFMRSALERAVAFRSQVVGQDTDAYRLVHAECDALPGLVVDRYADTAVIQCSSAGADYWRETYADALIETGVCRRVYERSDTEPRNLEGLVPRSGALRGGEPPEGIAVTEGPARFLVDVRRGQKTGFFLDQRDNRARVRAAAHGREVLDVFSYTGGFVVAALTGGAAGVTAIDSSADAIERARENVAASGLEAHRVDWQRADAFARLRALHAEGRRFDLVVLDPPKFAPTERHVARAARAYKDINLWAFRLLRPGGTLFTFSCSGAIDAALFQSIVAGAALDAGVLGRIVARLGAAPDHPVALHFPEGGYLKGLVVKVA
- the xerC gene encoding tyrosine recombinase XerC produces the protein MTEPARSQARSNPPPDGVERYLRYLATERRLSPRTTAAYRDDIRILSAHAGDTPLVQLSAHDIRRIVSTQHGRGLSGRSIARMLSAWRGLFRFLAREQLCAHDPCAGVRAPRSPKRLPAALSPDEARRLVEVDGEDMFAVRDRAVLELLYSSGLRVSELAALDWSMLDFAQESVRVLGKGSKTRVVPVGRPALAMLNAWRERRRELERDDSAAVFVSRAGRRLSARSIQRQVRRAGLRQGIAGRVHPHVLRHSFASHVLQSSGDLRAVQEMLGHASISTTQVYTHLDFQHLAKVYDAAHPRARKKRTPKRASAE
- a CDS encoding DUF484 family protein — encoded protein: MKAEEVAQFLNQHPEFFEDYAEMLAEVVIPHPHGGRAIPISERQLLSLREKARRLESKLGELIRFGEQNDAITDKLHRMTLALIGAREIETVLHVLGFNLREDFAVPHVAVRLWDGFGPDEPAADLATSEEARAFATALNGPYCSAHAMADSASWFGETAPHLRSFAYIPLRNAAAFGLLALASEDPQRFYPEMGTLYLRRLGEIAAAALERNRIEAAQAAPPR
- the dapF gene encoding diaminopimelate epimerase, which encodes MRLRFTKMQGLGNDFVVIDATRAPIALDAGLVRRLADRRFGIGCDQVLLVEPARIAGTDFHYRIFNADGGEVENCGNGARCFARYVLDKGLAQRRAIRVGTAAGVIVLHVREDALVSVDMGLPEFEPAKIPFLAPQREPSYRLHVDGRERTISVVSLGNPHAVQIVADVDAAPVQTEGPLIERHERFPERVNAGYVQVLDAHSVRLRVYERGAGETLACGTGACAAVVCGIQAGILSSPVRVTTQGGELAIEWGGEGAAVVMTGPACTVFEGEIEV
- a CDS encoding GNAT family N-acetyltransferase produces the protein MRTEPVRIRPLEPGDIEALSELARAIWHAHYPGIITSAQIEYMLEQRYRPELVQAELGRDDVWWELATLQDHPVGFSSCLLTGEPGEMKLDKLYVDPGRQGTGVGTQLMRSVRTRARRLQCRRLILAVNRRNASAIAAYRRWGFRVERAMVTDIGAGFVMDDYLMVVEP
- a CDS encoding lipid A biosynthesis acyltransferase, encoding MARIALLLVWLARLLPLRVLAALGRALGLVLYQLGRHRRRVALVNLELCFPQLPAQERSRIARAHFMALARSIVERGILWWSPAAAVRRLVRLEGEEHWRAVAHRPIIVLAPHFIGCEMGGIRIHLDHPMATMYSKQRDAALDAMLLHGRTRFNESRVYSRQDGIRPIVKALRSGLPLFYLPDMDFGARDAVFVPFFGVPAATITALSRLAAISGAAVLPCITRQLPGAEGYIARLYPAWDDFPGADPAADARRMNAFIEERVREMPEQYYWVHKRFKTRPPGEGQRFYED
- a CDS encoding lysophospholipid acyltransferase family protein, whose translation is MLEIVLRPLAWLPLRWLHVLGAGIGWLVYLLSSQYSARLDQNLRLSGLFPQETDYRRVRRRAIAEAGKITLEVLAVWLKPPSRVMRYFREVRNYDLIEKARDSGRGVVLLTPHLGCFEIAGFYFGQKLPLTVLYRPPRKRWLEALMVRGRKRGQTKLAATDLAGVRKLLRALRNGEAVGMLPDQAPQFGDGVWAPFFGRPAFTMTLTSRLRRATGAAAFMVFAERLPKGEGYCLHIEQMHDPVQGEVELNRAVERAIVLRPEQYLWGYDRYKVPRAVAPPQSDRVSIEP
- a CDS encoding methionine adenosyltransferase, whose amino-acid sequence is MNEFLFTSESVSEGHPDKVADQISDAVLDAILAQDKHGRVAAETLVCTGLVVMAGQITTRATVDYGELARDVIKRIGYDSSDIGFDCKTCAVVTAFDRQSVDIAQGVDEGKGLDLEQGAGDQGLMYGYACDETPQLMPLPIYYAHRLMERHAELRKDGRLSWLRPDAKSQVSVRYVNNRPQHVETIVISTQHHPDISHAQITEAVVEEIVKPVFPKGVLSENTKFLINPTGRFVIGGPMGDTGLTGRKIIVDSYGGSARHGGGAFSGKDPSKVDRSAAYAARYVAKNIVAAKLANRCEVQVAYAIGVAKPVSLMVDTFGTGKIADDKIAKLVEKHFDLRPKGIIVALDMLRPIYAKTAAYGHFGRDEPEFSWEATDKAEALMLDAGIKS
- a CDS encoding adenosylhomocysteinase, translating into MNTPNSAAKQPDYVVKDIGLADWGRKEIAIAETEMPGLMSIVEDYAARQPLKGARITGSLHMTIQTAVLIETLVKLGAQVRWASCNIFSTQDHAAAAIAAAGIPVFAYKGESLEEYWEYTHRILDWPGGNGPNMILDDGGDATLLVTLGARAEKDSSLIAQPTNEEEEILYAAIRDRLAAQPGWYSRIQANIRGVTEETTTGVHRLYLMEKDGRLPFPAINVNDSVTKSKFDNLYGCRESLVDGIKRATDVMIAGKIAMIAGYGDVGKGCVQALKGLGATVWVSEIDPICALQAAMEGYRVVTMDFACDKADLFVTSTGNVHVINHEHMKRMKHNAIVCNIGHFDSEIDIASLRQYEWENIKPQVDHVIKPDGKRIIVLAEGRLVNLGCATGHPSFVMSSSFSNQVLAQIELFTDRDKYQNKVYVLPKKLDEHVARLHLRKLGAELTQLNEAQCRYIGVDVGGPYKPDHYRY